One window from the genome of Haloprofundus halobius encodes:
- a CDS encoding S26 family signal peptidase, translated as MSAGDSRPPSDSSESTGGGATTTSERDHDDGVVDRFLHDDDGPFMFLREVLSSAGVVVAIGVLLFVVAGVWPPMVAVESGSMEPHMQKGDLILITEPGRFAPEAGGDSGVVTYTEGEASDYRSLGSYGSVIVYDNPNTSGPPIIHRAMFRVEAGENWYDKANPDYINADSCEELQFCPAPYDAYITKGDNNPTYDQTSSISEPVKDEWITGVARVRVPYLGWVRLAFASTTPASTDAGPSVTTVVFEDAVSPLDDVSPTTAPSRSLEPNGVVSSSPSTVPSGRSASSAAREPPVATLA; from the coding sequence ATGAGTGCCGGAGATAGCCGCCCGCCCTCCGATAGTTCTGAATCGACCGGCGGGGGCGCTACCACCACCTCCGAACGTGACCACGACGACGGCGTCGTCGACAGATTTCTTCACGACGACGACGGCCCGTTCATGTTCCTCCGCGAGGTGTTGAGCAGCGCCGGTGTCGTCGTCGCCATCGGCGTGCTGCTGTTCGTCGTCGCCGGAGTCTGGCCGCCAATGGTCGCCGTCGAGAGCGGAAGTATGGAACCGCACATGCAGAAAGGCGACCTCATTCTCATCACCGAACCCGGACGGTTCGCACCCGAGGCCGGCGGCGACTCGGGCGTCGTAACGTACACCGAGGGTGAGGCCTCCGACTACCGGTCGCTCGGCTCGTATGGGTCGGTTATCGTCTACGACAACCCCAACACCTCGGGACCACCAATAATCCACCGGGCGATGTTTCGGGTCGAGGCGGGCGAAAACTGGTACGACAAGGCGAATCCCGACTACATCAACGCCGACAGCTGTGAAGAACTGCAGTTCTGTCCCGCGCCGTACGACGCCTACATCACGAAGGGTGACAACAACCCGACGTACGACCAGACGAGCAGCATCAGCGAACCCGTCAAAGACGAGTGGATAACGGGCGTCGCACGGGTCCGCGTTCCGTATCTCGGGTGGGTCCGCCTCGCCTTCGCGAGTACGACGCCCGCGTCGACGGACGCCGGCCCGTCTGTGACCACCGTCGTCTTCGAGGACGCCGTGTCACCGCTCGATGACGTGTCGCCGACAACCGCTCCGTCGCGCTCGCTCGAACCGAACGGGGTTGTTTCGAGTTCGCCGAGCACAGTTCCCAGCGGTCGAAGCGCAAGTTCGGCGGCCCGCGAACCGCCCGTAGCGACACTCGCATAG
- a CDS encoding AAA family ATPase — protein MTEDDSHSDDGERADSASEQRRHAGGEETHEPSTDAETADQTPSSGDSTGDERDLDFDGGDPTEGEVGSTRSEGDRSDESTRAASQSAETTKPSRALSDVALDGDESGRGLFDDLLSGEPIFENKEVLRPSYTPHELPHRTDQINQMATILVSALRGETPSNILIYGKTGTGKTASAKFVSQELERTSQKYDVPCEVEYINCEVTDTQYRVLAQLANKFIDKNHAVIDERLRSLETLVGHAREDESVLSETEFDTVADADARISELERDREEMETVPMTGWPTDRVYSTFFDAVDYNERVVVIMLDEIDKLVEKSGDDTLYNLSRMNSELDNSRISIMGISNDLKFTDFLDPRVKSSLGEEEIVFPPYDANQLRDILQHRADVAFKSHALSEHVIPLCAAFAAQEHGDARRALDLLRTAGELAERSQADDVTESHVRQAQDKIELDRVVEVVRTLPTQSKIVLFSIILLEKNGVHNINTGEVFNIYKRLCEEIDADILTQRRVTDLISELDMLGIVNAVVVSKGRYGRTKEISLSVPIDETEAVLLSDSRLGDIENAQPFVQARFDN, from the coding sequence ATGACCGAAGACGACTCACACTCCGACGACGGCGAACGCGCCGACTCAGCATCGGAGCAACGACGACACGCTGGCGGGGAAGAGACGCACGAACCGAGTACTGACGCCGAGACGGCCGATCAGACCCCCTCGAGCGGCGACTCCACTGGCGACGAGCGGGACCTCGATTTCGACGGCGGCGACCCCACCGAAGGTGAAGTCGGTTCCACGAGAAGCGAAGGCGACCGGTCCGACGAGTCCACTCGCGCGGCTTCACAGTCGGCCGAAACGACGAAACCGTCGCGTGCGCTGAGCGATGTCGCGCTCGACGGCGACGAGAGCGGCCGCGGCCTGTTCGACGACCTGCTCTCCGGGGAACCGATCTTCGAGAACAAGGAGGTGCTCCGTCCCTCCTACACTCCACACGAACTCCCCCACCGTACCGACCAGATTAACCAGATGGCGACGATTCTCGTCTCCGCTCTACGAGGGGAGACGCCGTCGAACATCCTCATCTACGGGAAGACCGGCACCGGAAAGACCGCGAGTGCCAAGTTCGTCAGCCAAGAACTAGAGCGCACCTCCCAGAAGTACGACGTTCCCTGCGAGGTCGAGTACATCAACTGCGAGGTGACCGACACCCAGTACCGCGTCCTCGCACAGCTCGCCAACAAGTTCATCGACAAGAACCACGCGGTCATCGACGAGCGACTCCGCTCACTCGAAACACTGGTCGGACACGCGCGCGAAGACGAGAGTGTTCTCTCGGAGACCGAGTTCGACACCGTCGCCGACGCAGACGCCCGAATCTCGGAGCTCGAACGCGACCGAGAGGAGATGGAGACCGTTCCGATGACGGGGTGGCCGACCGACCGCGTCTACTCGACCTTTTTCGACGCCGTCGACTACAACGAGCGCGTCGTCGTCATCATGCTCGACGAGATCGACAAACTCGTCGAGAAATCCGGCGACGACACGCTGTACAACCTCTCGCGGATGAACTCGGAGTTGGACAACTCGCGCATCTCCATCATGGGCATCTCCAACGACCTGAAGTTCACCGACTTCCTCGACCCGCGGGTCAAATCCTCGCTCGGCGAGGAGGAGATCGTCTTCCCGCCGTACGACGCCAACCAACTCCGCGACATCCTCCAGCACCGCGCTGACGTGGCGTTCAAGAGCCACGCGCTCTCCGAACACGTCATTCCCCTCTGTGCTGCGTTCGCCGCGCAGGAACACGGTGACGCCCGCCGCGCGCTCGACCTTCTCCGGACGGCGGGCGAACTCGCCGAACGCAGCCAGGCCGACGACGTCACGGAGTCGCACGTCCGGCAAGCACAGGACAAAATCGAACTCGACCGTGTCGTCGAAGTCGTCCGGACGCTCCCGACGCAGAGCAAAATCGTCCTCTTCTCCATCATCCTCCTCGAGAAGAACGGCGTCCATAACATCAACACCGGCGAGGTGTTCAACATCTACAAACGCCTCTGCGAGGAAATCGACGCCGACATCCTCACACAGCGCCGCGTCACCGACCTCATCAGCGAACTCGACATGCTCGGTATCGTCAACGCCGTCGTCGTCTCGAAAGGCCGGTACGGTCGCACGAAGGAGATCAGCCTCTCGGTGCCTATCGACGAAACCGAGGCCGTTCTCCTCTCGGACTCCCGACTCGGCGACATCGAGAACGCCCAACCGTTCGTGCAGGCGCGATTCGACAACTGA
- a CDS encoding Era-like GTP-binding protein, giving the protein MGLLTELRDSISRVTDRLFSASEPKRIGIYGPPNAGKTTLANRIARDWTGDAIGPESHIPHETRRARRKENVQIERNGRAVTIDIVDTPGVTTKVDYKEFLDHDIDKDDAVRRSREATEGVAEAMHWLREDVDGVIYVLDSAEDPFTQVNTMLIGIIESRELPVLIFANKTDLEDSNVKQIANAFPQHETVPLSALEGENMDEVYDKIAEYFG; this is encoded by the coding sequence ATGGGACTGCTCACAGAACTCAGAGACAGCATATCACGGGTCACCGACCGGCTGTTTTCGGCTTCGGAGCCGAAACGGATCGGCATCTACGGACCGCCGAACGCCGGAAAGACGACCCTCGCAAACCGTATCGCCCGCGACTGGACCGGTGACGCTATCGGCCCCGAGAGCCACATCCCCCACGAGACGCGTCGCGCCCGACGAAAAGAGAACGTACAGATCGAGCGCAACGGCCGCGCGGTCACCATCGACATCGTCGACACGCCCGGCGTGACGACGAAAGTCGACTACAAGGAGTTCCTCGACCACGACATCGATAAGGACGACGCGGTCCGCCGCTCCCGAGAGGCCACCGAGGGCGTCGCCGAGGCGATGCATTGGCTTCGCGAGGACGTCGACGGCGTCATCTACGTGCTCGACAGCGCCGAGGACCCGTTCACGCAGGTCAACACGATGCTCATCGGCATCATCGAGAGCCGTGAGCTACCGGTGCTCATCTTCGCGAACAAGACCGACCTCGAAGACTCGAACGTCAAACAGATTGCCAACGCCTTCCCGCAGCACGAGACGGTGCCGCTGTCGGCGCTCGAGGGCGAGAACATGGACGAAGTGTACGACAAAATCGCGGAGTACTTCGGGTGA
- a CDS encoding DNA-directed DNA polymerase II small subunit, producing MPLETPSRIVKALASRGYNAEREAVTLLASAANPAEAMERAVDEAPDDALRLTVDHVRAVLDGGSNAADAPTKPTGAGLADSVAPPNQTADAADAANAADAADAADPSVSTGSSTENSQTAAPSPVETGGSTRDAKVTPDESTTLDGSPTRPSGAATDSSHTRDPSKRSLDIANDMTGASTGTGEYKQFVTTFRDRYDRLSKLLRGRVNHRPTKAIGDMVGGSEVDLIGLVNDVRSTASGHWLVELEDTTGTFPCLVMKDKGIAENVAELLMDECVAIQGTLSDDSGIVFVDTLHFPDVPRTFKPKTADRHVQAALISDVHVGSQEFMADAWHSFTDWLHTPEADPVEYLLIAGDMVEGVGVYPNQDEELDVVDIYDQYERFSEYLKEVPGDTEIVMIPGNHDAVRLAEPQPGFDEELRDIMTAHDARITSNPSTVTIENVSVLMYHGVSLDEVIAELPAEKASYDEPHKAMYQLLKKRHVAPQYGGHMRLAPEERDYLVIDDVPEVFHTGHVHKLGWGKYHNVLAVNSGCWQEQTDFQKSVNIDPDSGYAPILDLDTLDMTVRKFT from the coding sequence GTGCCGCTGGAGACGCCGTCACGCATCGTCAAAGCGCTCGCCAGCCGCGGCTACAACGCCGAGCGAGAGGCTGTGACGTTACTGGCCAGCGCAGCGAACCCGGCCGAAGCGATGGAACGCGCCGTCGACGAAGCTCCCGACGACGCGCTCAGGCTCACCGTCGACCACGTCAGGGCGGTCCTCGACGGCGGGTCGAACGCGGCCGATGCCCCGACGAAGCCGACGGGGGCAGGACTAGCCGACTCGGTGGCGCCGCCGAACCAGACTGCCGACGCTGCCGACGCCGCCAACGCTGCCGACGCCGCCGACGCCGCCGACCCGTCCGTTTCTACTGGGTCGTCGACGGAGAACTCGCAGACTGCAGCCCCGTCTCCAGTAGAAACCGGGGGGTCGACACGTGACGCGAAGGTGACGCCCGACGAATCGACGACACTCGACGGGTCGCCGACCCGGCCGTCCGGTGCGGCGACCGACTCGTCGCACACCCGCGACCCCTCGAAGCGGTCGCTCGACATCGCCAACGACATGACCGGGGCGAGCACCGGAACCGGCGAATACAAGCAGTTCGTCACGACGTTCCGGGACCGCTACGACCGCCTTTCGAAACTCCTTCGCGGACGCGTCAACCACCGCCCGACGAAGGCTATCGGCGACATGGTCGGCGGGAGCGAAGTCGACCTTATCGGCCTCGTCAACGACGTTCGTTCGACGGCGAGCGGCCATTGGCTCGTCGAACTGGAGGACACTACGGGGACGTTCCCCTGCCTCGTGATGAAGGACAAAGGGATCGCCGAGAACGTCGCCGAACTCCTGATGGACGAGTGCGTCGCCATTCAGGGGACGCTCTCGGACGACTCGGGCATCGTCTTCGTCGACACGCTGCATTTCCCGGACGTGCCGCGGACGTTCAAACCGAAGACGGCCGACAGACACGTCCAAGCGGCGCTCATCTCCGACGTCCACGTCGGTAGCCAGGAGTTCATGGCCGACGCGTGGCACTCCTTCACCGACTGGCTTCACACCCCCGAAGCCGACCCCGTCGAATACCTGCTCATCGCGGGCGACATGGTCGAAGGCGTCGGCGTCTATCCGAATCAGGACGAAGAACTCGACGTGGTCGACATCTACGACCAGTACGAGCGGTTCTCGGAGTATCTGAAGGAGGTGCCCGGCGACACCGAGATCGTCATGATTCCGGGTAACCACGACGCGGTCCGCCTCGCGGAACCCCAACCCGGTTTCGACGAGGAACTCCGCGACATCATGACCGCCCACGACGCCCGCATCACCTCGAATCCCTCGACGGTTACAATCGAAAACGTCTCGGTACTGATGTACCACGGCGTCTCGCTCGACGAGGTCATCGCCGAACTCCCCGCTGAGAAGGCGAGCTACGACGAACCCCACAAGGCGATGTACCAACTTTTGAAAAAGCGCCACGTCGCGCCGCAGTACGGCGGCCACATGCGCCTCGCACCCGAGGAGCGCGACTACCTCGTCATCGACGACGTCCCCGAGGTGTTCCACACCGGCCACGTCCACAAACTCGGCTGGGGGAAATACCACAACGTGCTGGCCGTCAACTCGGGTTGCTGGCAGGAACAGACGGATTTCCAGAAGAGCGTCAACATCGATCCTGATTCCGGCTACGCGCCGATTCTCGACCTCGACACGCTGGATATGACGGTGAGAAAGTTCACCTGA